Within the Paramormyrops kingsleyae isolate MSU_618 chromosome 2, PKINGS_0.4, whole genome shotgun sequence genome, the region gtgtagttagaatatggaatattcttcctgttagtgtagtgcaagctaaaaccttgggttcctttaaatcagagctagataagattttaagtTCTCCCCAACCAAGCTTGAtaggctgaatggcctcctctcgtttgtaaatttcttatgttctcaatAAATTTTCGTATACATTTTGTGCCCGCATCCAATTTAATCATTGCCGTTCAATCTGGTTGTATACCTTTCATGGCTGTGATGAATCAGAAACCTGACGCCACCAAGTACCCAGCGAATAAAATGAATATCTATATACAAGGAGTTATATTTTACTtaaactgtttatttttaatttgaagaCGAAAACACTGCATAAATTTAGCTTACAACAAAATATCTCATCTTAAATACACTAATAAATtaagcttaaaaataaatacctgcatcattctttatttttaaataaattctaAAGCAGAAAGTGTCATTTAAAGCACTGTGTTTTGTCTACGTCATGCTTTGTTGGCTTGACATACAGAGATGCTGTTCTCGGCACACACACAATGTCTTCCTCATATCTTTTTCACTATGAAATGTGTGTTGTGGCCCTGGGCCGCAGCCTGGGACATTCCCACGGCCTTCCTGTCTGCCAAAGCTGTGCTGATGAACCATGTGGGAAATTTGACCGACTCAAAGCTGGACATGGAGAAGCCGGTGTTCTTCTTGAAAAACAGGAAATGCACGTTGTCGCATTCTGCTTCAATCGTCGACAGTACTGCCTTGTTTTTGACCACCTGAGAGAAAATAACCAAAATCTTCAGCTGTTGCAACTAAATTATTGTACGTCACATCCTTCTCCATTAAGTGTGAAATAACAATCTTATGTAAACAGTGAAAAAAGATTGCTCAATAACACAAACAGGTGGTGGTGCTGAGGCTCACTGGAAATCACACTGGAAAGCACTGCAGTTTCGCCTCTGCAGGGTTTAAGGATTGAATCcctcctgtgtgtgtggagtttgcacattgTCCCGCCCACACAGCCCCAAAACATGTGGCTAGTcaaactggtgtctctaaacttCCCAAagtgtatacagtggtacctcagaactcgaatgtAGTCCTTttagaactccggatcgaatccgaaaaagttcgagttgtgatcgaattttccccataacaaataatggaaaaccaattaattgtttccgggcccaaaaaattacacataaatatgtttttttagcatttaaacacaaaatgaacctgataaaacaagaagcgcatatactgtactaaacacatctaagcacatttatcaaaacggtattttgtaaagtaagaaaataaatgtatccaaacaatgtgtaaagtttaaaaaaaacaatgtgtcctgccccgatcgtccgctcctaccgtgtgccacgccccctcgttaaccccgtgtggaatcccagtgtgatcagatgtttctggttgttgtcattagccttctgtatttcgtccgcgtttcagtttgtttccccagtccggtcattgtattgtccttctgcgttttgcctgccttacctgtaattaaaccccgtattcccgataccctgatgtctgcgcctttgtctccgttctgtccactcggcacaacaatattattataattaaacgtattaatgatttattattaatattaaaataatgaataagaaatctttatttttaaatgtattatataataataattactgttactgtctatcattgtctaaattcagttagtgtaaacatgcacggtgctcacagctaatgcgaggctgagactgaagctttaccctttgtttccgctgagagacgtgctgcatgactcatttccccgcgcgtacaagttatcttaggtcggcgttaacggtttgacttctgagattcagatcgagctctagttttttttttttttaactggttggttcgacttttaagaaattcgagttctaatgagttcgagaactgaggtaccactgtatctgtGTGCCTTGCgatagactggcaccccatccagggtgtcccttgtACTTCTTGGGAAAAGAGTCAGATATACTGTAACTCTGTTCTttgtaaataattataaaataatttaataaatgaagGGACCATATCACCAGTTTGTGACTGCATTCAGTCAACTAAATTAATGATCTTGTGACATTGCCTTTGTCACAATACTAAATAAAAACTTGTTTTAAAAATTCACCGATAAATATGTTGTCTGTTGGATGACGAAAGGTGGGAAATGTAATCACACAATATGGAGTTAAATCACTAAAAAGTTTCTTATGAAAACACTGGTGAGGATTCTGAAAAATATAACTCTCAGGAATGATTAGCATGTCAGCTTAGCCACTCCCTATAGATCCACCTCTAACCTTAAGGCTTAAGGAAGGCTTGCTCAGTGAGCCGCTGCAACAAAGGTAGAGATCGCTGCCAGAGACTCTGAGAGTAGTAGGAAGCCCTGAGTTCCCGGTCAGCATGGGCGCCTGGTAGGTCGACAGACTCAGCTGCACTGAGCCAGAGAGAGAGTCCCAGGTTAACTGAAGTGCATCTGACTAAGTCTGTTTGCATTTTTCACAAGATGGCCTCCTAAATCACAGTGATTCAACAGTGGATCCTGAATGTTTTAGTCCTGTCACTACTTACTGTGCATGAAATATAATATCATCTCTCCACTTTTTTATGATCCAATTGGTATGGTGACCCAATCATCTCTAAAATAACCCAACAACAATTTATTTTCAATAGCGGTTCAACAATATCAAACTCAGTCCCAGACTAACCCTTAAATCAGTCACTACATCTGCTGAGAGATGCTGGATGTTGCGTTTCTCCTCCTAAGTCTGCACTGGACTCACCTCTGTTATACATGTTTCCCCCTTGCAGCGCTATGGCAAGAAGCTCCTGACTCTCCAGGTTCAGCACCAGGCTCTTCTGGGTTATGTCACTGATGCTGCACTCCACTGTCCTAGATAGGCTGAATCCAGCCACTATCTTTGGGGTTTGGCCGGTTTCTCTGAGCACTGATACCTCTGGAACACAGAACTGGGTCAGGTGCTGCTTTCTGTATCACCCACAGAACAACATCTAGATGGATTACAGGACTAAAAAAGATGTGCCAGGTTAAAGGCAATGAAGAAGACTTCGCGCAAAAGCATTTTCTCTTGGTGACTAAAGGATATAGGAGGACTGAACAAGACTAGAACATCCACAGGAACTATCTGCATACCATTCACTCTCCTGTCCATCATCATGCAGATCAGCTCAGTATCACCAAACTCTGTGGCTAAAATTTTTTCATTGTCCTTCATCCTCTGAAGAGCACTGATGAGTTCGGCAGTTTCTCTGTGCGACATGGATCCTTGGGCTGGCAGTTTATTGTCCGCTGGTTTTCATAGACCAAAGCTCTTGGTCGTCCTGTGAAAGACACCAGCTGACTGACTGACAGATCTCTCTCCACCGTGACTTCACGTCACGTAAACATTTCCTACCCTTCTGTCCTTCCCATTTCATGTCCATTTTAATATTTGCTGACTCCAGTCTTATTAATATAAATTTAATCTTGGCCAAACCACAGTGAATTTCATCAGAAGCAGAACGTTCACAGTCAGGCCTTCTGCACAGTCATATTACAGAAATACAGTCTGAAATATATGACTTCATACAGAAAAACTGATGCATAAAAAAGTGATGCATACAGGTATCCCTGTGGCAAAATCAATGAAATCACTCTGAATAACATTTTAGGCAAATGAATGCAGCGCATATCTCGACACACGAAGTGGGATTCCTGTTAAGCTAAGCAAGGATACGCTAGAATTATAAGTTTTGTTTCCGGGATAAGATGTTTGGTTACA harbors:
- the LOC111848567 gene encoding interleukin-1 beta-like — its product is MSHRETAELISALQRMKDNEKILATEFGDTELICMMMDRRVNEVSVLRETGQTPKIVAGFSLSRTVECSISDITQKSLVLNLESQELLAIALQGGNMYNRVQLSLSTYQAPMLTGNSGLPTTLRVSGSDLYLCCSGSLSKPSLSLKVVKNKAVLSTIEAECDNVHFLFFKKNTGFSMSSFESVKFPTWFISTALADRKAVGMSQAAAQGHNTHFIVKKI